The nucleotide sequence GCAGCAGAAAGGGCTGCGCTTCCGTTATGTGCCCACGTCACTGCTGGTCCGTTCCGACCCGCAGTTGCTCAGCCGCATCATGCGCAACCTGCTGTCCAACGCGGTGCGCTACACAGAAAGCGGCACCATTCTGCTCGGCTGCCGGCGCGTCAACGGACAGGTGGAGGTGATGGTGGCGGACACCGGCATCGGTATCCGCCAGGACCAGATCGGTGAGATTTTCGAGGAGTTCAAACGCGGCAAACAGGCGGTGCGCTATCACGAACGGGGTCTGGGATTGGGTTTGGCCATTGTCGAAAAGATCAGCCAGATACTGGCGCATCCGCTACGGGTCCGGTCGCGGCTCAGTGAAGGCTCGTGCTTTTCTCTGACGCTGCCTGTGGCGCCGCCCTCGGAATACAACGCCCGTGTCATGCAGGCGGGCCAGCTGGCCAGCCATTCACTGCTGGGGCTGCGGGTATGGGTGGTGGATAACGACGAGGCGATCTGCATCGGCATGCGCACGTTGCTGGAGCAGTGGGGCTGTGAAGTTGTGGTGGCGGAATCGCTGTCGGCACTGCGTGCCCAGGTGGATACCACCGCCGACGAAGCCGATGTGGTGCTGATGGATTACCATCTCGATCCGGGCACCGACGATGGCATCACCGTGGCGGAATTCATCAATGCCGGCCGCCGCACGCCGTTGCCGGTTATCCTGGTGACAGCGGACCGCAGTGCGCGGCTGAAACAGCGCTGCGCGCAGAGTGGCTACATGCAGGTATACAAACCGATAAAACCGCTGAAACTGAAGATGGCATTGCAGCAGTTTTCCGGTGCCATGCAGATTGAATGACGGCGCCGGTTGGCGCCGTCGCAGGGTTCAGTGTTCCCAGTCGAACGGGCAGGCGGTGCAGCCGGTCATGTCCACCATCTGGAAATTTCCGTAGCGCAGGTTGGCGCCTTCCAGGTTGGCGTCCCGCAATACAGCCAGGTTCATCTTGACCTCCTGCAGGTTGGCGTCGCGCAGGTCGGCACCGTTGAAGGCCGCCTTGTTCAGCCAGGCCATTTCCAGATTGGCACCGCGCAGCGTTGCATGGTGCCAGCGCGAGCGCGTCAGGCGGCCAAACTCAAAATTGGCGCCGGTGGCGTCGACGTTGTCGAACACGGTGTTCTGCGCAAACAGGTTCCAGCTCTGGATCGCCAGCAGGCTGGCGCCGGTCAGGTCCGCACTGCGCAGGTTGGTGCTCATCAGGCTGGCCCGGCCAAGGTTGGCGCCGCGCAGGTTGGCCCCTTCCAGATCGACCCCGCGCAGGTTCGTGTGGCGCAGGTCCGCGCCTTCGAGGTTGGCGCCCTTGAAGTTGGCGCCGGTCAGGTCCAGTCCGTGCAGGTCGGCGCCCCTGAGATTCGCGCCGGGGCATTCGGCTTCCGGTTGCAGGACACAGCCGTTATGCGCCGGTGCGTCGGCACTGAAGCCTTCGGCCAGCGCCGTGAGCGGCAGTAATGAAAACAGTGTCGCCAGGCAGGGCAGGGTGAATCGCATCATGACGTGGCTCCGGAAAAGAGCCAGCCCGCAATGCGGGCTGGCAGTTGTTGTTATTTCTTTGCAAGATCGCGGGCAAACTCAGGCAGCTTGAACACCCAGAATGAGCCTCCCTGGGAGATCGGTTTGGTCAGCTCGGCCATGTCACCGCCCCACAGCGGCACCGCGCCACCGTAGCCGGCGGTCACGCCGATATACTGTTCCCCGTCCATTTCCCAGGTGATCGGCGGCGAGATGATTCCGGTGCCAACCTGGAACTTCCACAGCTCTTCGCCGGTTTTCGCATCGAACGCCTTGAAGTAGCCGTCGCCGGTGCCGGTGAATACCAGGTTGCCCTTGGTGGCCAGTACGCCGGCCCACAGCGGCATGGGTTCCTTGTGTTCCCAGGCGACTTCGCCGGTGACCGGGTTCATCGCCCGCAGGATGCCGACGTGATCATCAAACAGGCGCTTGATGCGGAAACCCATGCCGAGGTACGCGGAGCCAGGCTGGTATTCAACTTCTTCGGTCCAGTAGTCTTCTTTCCAGTGGTTGCCGGGAACATAGAACAGACCGGTGTCCTGGCTGTAGGCCATCGGGTTCCAGTTCTTGCCGCCGAGGAACGGTGGTGACACTTCCACGGCGGGCGAGCGCGTTTCTCCCTCTTTCAGGCGTGCCGGGCGTTGTCCTTCCACTTCCACCGGGCGGCCGGTTTCCAGATCAATGTGGCTGGCCCAGGTAATGCCATCGACAAACGGGAACGCGTTCAGCAGTTCACCACTGGTGCGGTCGGTGACGTAGAAGAAACCGTTGCGGTCAGCGTGTGCGCCGGCGCTGTGCCGGCGCCCGTCCTTGTCCCTGTAATCGAACAGCACGATCTCGTTGTTGCCGGAGAAATCCCAGGCATCGTTGGGGGTGTGTTGATAGAACCACTTGATTTCGCCCGTGCTTGGATCGACGCCCACCTGACCAGAGGTGTACAGGCTGTCGTAATCCTTCGGATCGCCGTCCGGGGCGGTGCGCGCCCAGCCATTCCAGGGAGCCGGGTTGCCGGCGCCGATGACGATGGTGTTGCTGGCCACATCAAAGGTTGCACTCTGCCACGGTGCGCCACCGCCCTGGCTCCAGGCCTGCACTTTTCCGGTTTCACTGTTCGGATCATCCGGCCAGCTCGGCGCGCGCGGGTCACCGCTGGGCGTGCTGTCCTCGCCGTTGAGGCGGCCGATGTGGCCTTCCACGAACGGGCGCATCCAGATTTCTTCGCCGGTTTCCGGGTCGCGCGCAAACAGTTTGCCGACCACACCGAATTCGTCGCCGGAGGAACCGTGGATCAGCAGCACGCGGCCGGTCTTCTGGTCCTTCACGATGGTCGGCGCGCCGGTCATGGTGTAGCCAACGCGGTGATCGGCAAATTTTTCACGCCAGACGACACGGCCGGTGTCCTTGTCCAGCGCCACGATGGACGCATCCAGGGTGCCGAAGAAAATCTTGTTGCCGTAAATGGCGGCGCCCCGGTTGACCACGTCACAGCAGGGACGGATATCGTCCGGCAGACGGTGGCTGTAGGTCCACAGCCGGCGACCGGTTCGCGCATCAATGGCAAACACACGCGAGTAGGAACCGGTCACGTAGATGACACCGTCATGCACCAGCGCCTGGGATTCCTGCCCGCGCTGTTTTTCGTCACCGAACGAGAACGACCACGCCGGTGTCAGCATGGCCACGTTTTCACTGTTGACCTGTGTCATCGGGCTGTAGCGCTGGGCGTGGATGCCCAGGCCGTACATCAGCACGTCCCCGGTGGTGTCCTGGTCCCGTGCGATGTCCTCCCAGGTGACGCCCTTGGCCATGACGGTGCCACTGGAACAGGCAGCCAGCACGGCGGACACGGAAAGCATGCCGACCATGCGGCTGACCTTCCCGTGGAGCGGCGAATATCGACTTATTCTTTTCATAACTCAGCCTCAGCTTGGATGGTGGAACCTGTCTGTGCCGATCAGGGCACAGGCAGGGTATGGCGGGGTTACGACGCGCCGGGGTACAGCAATCCCTGGCCTGCGCTGTGGAGACTATTCAGTCAGAGAGCGAGCGCCCGGGGCTACCGACCGTGGGCGCAAACTTTCTAGCCAATTGGGTCTACGACCAAGGGACTATGCCGGGTGCGGCCAAGGACTAGTTCTGCTTCGCGGGGGGCGTCAGTAGATTGAAGGCTGACCCTGAACGCTATCCGGACGGTAACGACATGAACACAACAACACGCATGATCCTGGGTGTGATGCTGCTCGGCGGCACGCTGTTTGCCCACGGCCACGGCAATGTGACGCCACAGGGTGTCGACCTGCGCGGCCTGGAACTGCTGGGGGACACATGGCGCGACACCAATCCGTATCGCGAAGCGCATCCGCAGCATGCACTCGCGGTGGACGTGGGCCGCTCCGCGTATAACCAGAATTGCGCTGCCTGCCACGGCCTGGAAGCGAAGTCCGGCGGTATTGCCCCGGACCTGCGCGAACTGGAAAACGGTGATTACGGTGATGAGTGGTACAAGGAGCGGGTGGTCAACGGCGCGGTACGTGATGGTCGTGTGCTGATGCCGAAAATGGCCGACTATCTGAGCCAGGAAGCCCTGTGGGCGATCCGCAGCTGGCTGGAAACCGTCAGCCTGCAAACCACCGGTCAATAAGACATGCGCGCGCTGTGGTGCGGCCTGGTGTTGCTGTGGAGCCTGCAAGGTCTGGCAAATGAAACGACGCAGGCGGATCCGCTGGATTCCTTCATGTGGCAGCTTTATCGCGAACGCTATCTGGGCGACACGCCGGTGCGTTTCGATGAACGTGTACGCATCAGCGCACCGGATTTTGCCGAAGACTCCGGCCAGGTGCCGGTGGACATCGATGCCAGCGCATTCAATGGCCGCTTCGACAGGATGCTGCTCTGGGTGGAACTGAATCCGATCCCGCTGGTGTTCGACTACCAGCCAATGACCCATGGCCTCGGCCGCGTCGCAGTGAACCTGCGGCTGGAACAGGGATCGGCGGTACGCGCCGCCGTGCTCAGCAACGGTGTCTGGCATGTCGGCAGCACGTTTATCGACGGTGCCGGGGGCGGTTGTTCCACGCCCGGCATCGCCAGTTCCGGCAAGGACTGGTCGCGGGACTTTGGCCAGGTGCGCGCACGGCGTTTCCAGGCCGAGGCGGCCAACCGGCTGCGCTTTCGCCTGATGCATCCGATGGAAAGTGGCCTGTTGCCCAGCGAAAGCCCGTTCTATATCGAAGAGGTGTCATTCACCAGCGCTGACAACACCGTGGCGCGCATGACCTGGCACGCTTCCATCAGTGAAAACCCCGAGCTGACGATTGATATGCGCGGCAGCGATACGACCCGCTATCACCTGCGCGCGCGAGACAACAATGGCAACGTGCTGGAACAGGATATCTGACCGCGCGAGCCTGCTGCTGGCGCTGTGTCTGTCCTGCGTGCCCGCACACGCGCTGACGCCGCTGCCCGTGGCGCCCGGCACCTGGATGGTACAGGGCGCGGCGGAAGAATTTGACCGTCGCAACAGCGGCGACATCAGTAACAGCGCGTTCATCATTACAGCCGGTGGTGTGGTAGTGATCGATACCGGCAGTACCCTGGCCTACGGGCAGGCGCTGCGCAGCGCGATCGCCGGGCTGACCGAGCTGCCCGTACGCTGGGTCATCAACACCCACCATCATCCCGATCACGTCTTCGGCAATGCGGCGTTCAGCGACGCGCGCATCATGGCGCTGCCCGGCACCATTACGGCACTGGAACGTGATGCAACGGCGTTTCTCGGCACGCTTCACGCGCGCCTTGGCGACGCCGCGCAGGGCACCCGGGTGCGATTGCCGGACACGCCCGTCAGCGAAGGGGCGCTGGATCTGGACGGCTACGTGCTGCACCTGCATGCCCTGCGAGGCCATACCGGCGCCGATCTGGTGATCCATGATCCGCATACCGGCGTGCTGTTCACCGGTGACATCCTGTTCTGGCAGCGTGCGCCGACCACCCCGCATTCGCCGTCACTGACACACTGGCTGGCGGAACTGGATGAACTCGCCGCGCTGGACGCCAGCGCCGTAGTGCCCGGTCATGGCCCGCTGGCACGCAGCGACGCGCCGCTGGTGCAGACCCGCGCCTGGCTGGCCTGGCTCGACAACCTGCTGCGCGAGGGTGTAGCGCGCGGTGCCACGCAGAACGAGCTGATCCACACCGCCTTGCCGGAGGCCTTTGCACGCCTGCCGCTGGCGCGTTTCGAGCTGACCCGTTCCGTGAGCCATTTTTACCGTCGCTATGAAGATGCATTGTGGCAAGACACTAACGCGCCATTAAGACCAAATGGGGAGCAAAAATAGTCCCTTGGTAGCATGCGGGTGCTTCCCGGCCGGGCCTATCCTGATGTGGCATCGCGCGCCCTGTTGACCTGCGCGGACGTCAAGACAACAAGAGAGGAATCAGCCAATGATTTACGCAAACCCCGGCAGCGAAGGCTCGGTCGTATCCTTTAAGCAACGCTATGAAAACTATATCGGCGGTGAGTGGGTGGCGCCGGTGAAAGGGCGCTATTTCGACAATGTCAGCCCGGTCAATGGCCAGGTCTTCTGTCAGGTGGCACGCTCCAGTGCAGAAGATATCGACCTGGCACTGGATGCCGCGCACCGCGTGGCGGACGCCTGGGGACGCACTTCCGTGCAGGAGCGCGGCAATATCCTGCTCAGGATTGCTGACCGGATGGAACAGCATCTGGAAGCGCTGGCGGTGGCCGAAACCTGGGACAACGGCAAGGCAGTGCGGGAAACCCTCAATGCAGACATCCCGCTGGCCGTTGACCATTTCCGTTATTTCGCTGGCTGCATCCGGGCACAGGAAGGCAGCGCGGCGGATATCGACGCCAACACGGTGGCCTATCACTTCCACGAGCCGCTGGGCGTGGTCGGGCAGATCATTCCGTGGAACTTCCCGATCCTGATGGCGGCCTGGAAACTGGCGCCGGCGCTGGCAGCAGGTAACTGCATCGTGCTCAAGCCCGCCGAGCAGACACCGGTGTCGATCCTGAAAGTAATGGAAGTGATCGGCGACCTGTTGCCGGCGGGCGTGCTCAACATCGTCAACGGGTTTGGCGAGGAAGCCGGCCAGGCGCTGGCGACCAGCAAGCGTATCGCCAAGATCGCCTTTACCGGCTCTACTCCGGTTGGCTCGCACATTCTCAAGTGCGCGGCGGAAAACATCATCCCCTCCACGGTGGAGCTGGGCGGCAAGTCACCGAACGTTTATTTCGCCGACATCATGAACGCCGAGGAAGCCTTCATCGACAAGGCGGTGGAGGGGCTGGTGCTGGCGTACTTCAACCAGGGTGAAGTGTGCACCTGCCCGTCGCGGGCGCTGATCCAGGAAAGCATGTACGACCAGTTCATCGAACGCGTGATCCGGCGCATCAAGACCATCCAGCGCGGCAATCCGCTGGACACCGAGACACAGGTCGGCGCACAGGCCTCCAGAGAACAGTTCGACAAGATCATGTCGTACATGACCATTGCACGCGAAGAAGGGGCGGAAGTGCTGGCCGGTGGCGGCAGCGAAGCGCTGCCGGACGATCTGGGCCAGGGTTTCTACATTCAGCCGACGCTGTTCAAGGGCCACAACAAGATGCGCGTGTTCCAGGAAGAGATCTTCGGCCCGGTGGTGGGTGTGACCACCTTCCGCGACGAAGAGGAAGCACTGCGCATTGCCAACGATACCGAATTCGGCCTGGGTGCCGGCGTCTGGAGCCGCGACATCAATGTGGCGTTCCGCATGGGGCGCGGTATCAAGGCCGGGCGCGTGTGGACCAACTGTTACCACGCCTATCCGGCGCACGCAGCCTTCGGTGGCTATAAAAAATCCGGCATCGGTCGTGAAACCCACAAGATGATCCTCGACCACTATCAGCAAACCAAGAACCTGCTGGTGAGTTATGACATTAATCCGCTCGGCTTCTTCTGAGCTACACGCTTCTCCTGAC is from Isoalcanivorax pacificus W11-5 and encodes:
- a CDS encoding quinoprotein relay system zinc metallohydrolase 1; protein product: MATCWNRISDRASLLLALCLSCVPAHALTPLPVAPGTWMVQGAAEEFDRRNSGDISNSAFIITAGGVVVIDTGSTLAYGQALRSAIAGLTELPVRWVINTHHHPDHVFGNAAFSDARIMALPGTITALERDATAFLGTLHARLGDAAQGTRVRLPDTPVSEGALDLDGYVLHLHALRGHTGADLVIHDPHTGVLFTGDILFWQRAPTTPHSPSLTHWLAELDELAALDASAVVPGHGPLARSDAPLVQTRAWLAWLDNLLREGVARGATQNELIHTALPEAFARLPLARFELTRSVSHFYRRYEDALWQDTNAPLRPNGEQK
- a CDS encoding pentapeptide repeat-containing protein, with the translated sequence MMRFTLPCLATLFSLLPLTALAEGFSADAPAHNGCVLQPEAECPGANLRGADLHGLDLTGANFKGANLEGADLRHTNLRGVDLEGANLRGANLGRASLMSTNLRSADLTGASLLAIQSWNLFAQNTVFDNVDATGANFEFGRLTRSRWHHATLRGANLEMAWLNKAAFNGADLRDANLQEVKMNLAVLRDANLEGANLRYGNFQMVDMTGCTACPFDWEH
- a CDS encoding PQQ-dependent methanol/ethanol family dehydrogenase, coding for MVGMLSVSAVLAACSSGTVMAKGVTWEDIARDQDTTGDVLMYGLGIHAQRYSPMTQVNSENVAMLTPAWSFSFGDEKQRGQESQALVHDGVIYVTGSYSRVFAIDARTGRRLWTYSHRLPDDIRPCCDVVNRGAAIYGNKIFFGTLDASIVALDKDTGRVVWREKFADHRVGYTMTGAPTIVKDQKTGRVLLIHGSSGDEFGVVGKLFARDPETGEEIWMRPFVEGHIGRLNGEDSTPSGDPRAPSWPDDPNSETGKVQAWSQGGGAPWQSATFDVASNTIVIGAGNPAPWNGWARTAPDGDPKDYDSLYTSGQVGVDPSTGEIKWFYQHTPNDAWDFSGNNEIVLFDYRDKDGRRHSAGAHADRNGFFYVTDRTSGELLNAFPFVDGITWASHIDLETGRPVEVEGQRPARLKEGETRSPAVEVSPPFLGGKNWNPMAYSQDTGLFYVPGNHWKEDYWTEEVEYQPGSAYLGMGFRIKRLFDDHVGILRAMNPVTGEVAWEHKEPMPLWAGVLATKGNLVFTGTGDGYFKAFDAKTGEELWKFQVGTGIISPPITWEMDGEQYIGVTAGYGGAVPLWGGDMAELTKPISQGGSFWVFKLPEFARDLAKK
- a CDS encoding aldehyde dehydrogenase family protein produces the protein MIYANPGSEGSVVSFKQRYENYIGGEWVAPVKGRYFDNVSPVNGQVFCQVARSSAEDIDLALDAAHRVADAWGRTSVQERGNILLRIADRMEQHLEALAVAETWDNGKAVRETLNADIPLAVDHFRYFAGCIRAQEGSAADIDANTVAYHFHEPLGVVGQIIPWNFPILMAAWKLAPALAAGNCIVLKPAEQTPVSILKVMEVIGDLLPAGVLNIVNGFGEEAGQALATSKRIAKIAFTGSTPVGSHILKCAAENIIPSTVELGGKSPNVYFADIMNAEEAFIDKAVEGLVLAYFNQGEVCTCPSRALIQESMYDQFIERVIRRIKTIQRGNPLDTETQVGAQASREQFDKIMSYMTIAREEGAEVLAGGGSEALPDDLGQGFYIQPTLFKGHNKMRVFQEEIFGPVVGVTTFRDEEEALRIANDTEFGLGAGVWSRDINVAFRMGRGIKAGRVWTNCYHAYPAHAAFGGYKKSGIGRETHKMILDHYQQTKNLLVSYDINPLGFF
- a CDS encoding quinoprotein dehydrogenase-associated SoxYZ-like carrier — encoded protein: MRALWCGLVLLWSLQGLANETTQADPLDSFMWQLYRERYLGDTPVRFDERVRISAPDFAEDSGQVPVDIDASAFNGRFDRMLLWVELNPIPLVFDYQPMTHGLGRVAVNLRLEQGSAVRAAVLSNGVWHVGSTFIDGAGGGCSTPGIASSGKDWSRDFGQVRARRFQAEAANRLRFRLMHPMESGLLPSESPFYIEEVSFTSADNTVARMTWHASISENPELTIDMRGSDTTRYHLRARDNNGNVLEQDI
- a CDS encoding hybrid sensor histidine kinase/response regulator; the protein is MDEKTVSDAAVPPDERSPWDLHEARLMAENARLKRICDALIERVEASNMAPTAPYAAFQHSVVLAEQVRERTQALREVNKQLLAEIEERRRMELRLREATEKAEQANLSKTRFVAAVSHDLMQPLNAARLFTSALQENPDHNTAFQLSHISTALRDLESLITTLSDASKLDAGVVTAEIGVFPLRRLLDVLAEEFRQMAQQKGLRFRYVPTSLLVRSDPQLLSRIMRNLLSNAVRYTESGTILLGCRRVNGQVEVMVADTGIGIRQDQIGEIFEEFKRGKQAVRYHERGLGLGLAIVEKISQILAHPLRVRSRLSEGSCFSLTLPVAPPSEYNARVMQAGQLASHSLLGLRVWVVDNDEAICIGMRTLLEQWGCEVVVAESLSALRAQVDTTADEADVVLMDYHLDPGTDDGITVAEFINAGRRTPLPVILVTADRSARLKQRCAQSGYMQVYKPIKPLKLKMALQQFSGAMQIE
- the pedF gene encoding cytochrome c-550 PedF — translated: MNTTTRMILGVMLLGGTLFAHGHGNVTPQGVDLRGLELLGDTWRDTNPYREAHPQHALAVDVGRSAYNQNCAACHGLEAKSGGIAPDLRELENGDYGDEWYKERVVNGAVRDGRVLMPKMADYLSQEALWAIRSWLETVSLQTTGQ